From the genome of Ziziphus jujuba cultivar Dongzao chromosome 6, ASM3175591v1, one region includes:
- the LOC112488919 gene encoding disease resistance protein Roq1-like isoform X2, translating to MVISSSSSSQEKYDVFLSFRGEDTRDGFTGYLYNALCQKHILTYKDDENLPKGHQISELKKAIEKSKICIIVFSTNFASSTWCLDEVVHILKCKKNIGNVIPIFYGIEPSIVRKQGESYAAAFAEHERFKDKMEKVQQWKDALKEVANLSGYDSENLRPEYKLIEKIVEDILLKLSKYVSTNDPFKRHLIGIEKPMEEIERLLCIATTDVRIIGLHGMGGIGKTTLAHAIFRKFYRHFESYCFLNDIREEYERYGIIHLREKLLFELFKDKTSLSMESIPIQDRCRRTKVLIVLDDLDSISQLNRLLPNVYEFGDGSRIIITTRDAQVLKSRADILYEVKRLNDFEALKLFCLHAFGQNSDLLGYEALSTSVAGYAHGNPLALEVLGSSLYSKSINEWESALDKLETDPDKDIQKVLKISYDGLGDKSIQDIFLDIACFFDGEVDRDYVESILHRTERSDATIAISVLIDKSLIIECQSRLSMHALLRQMGKAIVYDENKEPGNRSRLWRTKDVCHVLERNTGSSQIEGILLNQSELEKDVNVKLTTFSNMCHLRFLRMHFDGRYCDGGTYQYEKLGWAPYNQELCKKIYFPATDIGYLCHELRYFQWDSYPLRYLPSNLSPKNLVELVMRGSQLVELFWNEHQPYGKLKKMDLSYSEHLIKIPNLSTAVNLGSINLRGCTRLFQVPSSFRYLKKLQFLDLSDCMNLKDGIENLPLNVKELRLRGTAIKVLPSSVNRLLGLSDFDLSACGNLNYGIENLPLNIKKLRLCGTAIEVVPSSIGCLMGLSHLDLYNCKRLKSLPKSIWKLKSLGWLDLSNCPNLEKLPEIPENCTSSLRFLKIGGCTGLKSITELPSSLTCLAANHCTSLKTISRWRTPTTQDYDPQHDQNNKNKGVIYNFEHCLNLDHNSRNNVIADGACRRILFAQNDIEYLETLYPGYEIPTWFSRQTHHGNSIYIQLPPDWFSSNHPRFKFVFCAVFEFKISGPEAKIRFSLNFATNNDRELGLYNYEDACTLQVNNNTAHVLIRYVTIDLRDVFGANWSSICSMVTGASFHVFMESNKNVNNSEIKKCGLELGLEALGKSLTNEKGTREYSQPQFFVGFF from the exons ATggtaatttcttcttcttcttcttctcaagaAAAATATGACGTGTTTCTCAGCTTTCGAGGAGAGGACACACGAGATGGTTTTACTGGATATCTCTATAACGCTTTGTGTCAAAAGCATATCCTGACCTACAAAGATGATGAAAACCTTCCAAAGGGCCATCAAATTTCAGAACTTAAGAAGGCGATTGAGAAATCTAAGATTTGCATAATAGTTTTCTCAACAAACTTTGCTTCCTCCACATGGTGTTTAGATGAAGTGGTGCACATACTTAAatgcaagaaaaatattgggAATGTCATACCCATTTTTTATGGCATAGAACCCTCTATTGTACGGAAACAGGGGGAAAGTTATGCAGCAGCGTTTGCTGAACATGAACGTTTTAAGGACAAAATGGAAAAGGTGCAGCAGTGGAAGGATGCTCTCAAAGAAGTGGCTAATCTCAGCGGTTATGATTCAGAGAATTTAAG GCCTGAGTATAAGTTAATCgaaaaaattgttgaagatattttattgaaattgtcCAAATACGTATCAACAAATGATCCTTTCAAGAGGCACTTGATTGGAATTGAAAAGCCAATGGAAGAAATTGAACGATTATTATGCATTGCCACAACGGATGTTCGCATCATAGGTCTTCATGGCATGGGTGGTATTGGAAAGACCACCCTTGCTCATGCTATATTTCGAAAGTTTTATCGTCATTTTGAAAGTTACTGCTTTCTTAACGACATTAGAGAAGAATATGAAAGATATGGAATAATTCATTTGAGAGAGAAACTTCTTTTTGAGCTGTTCAAAGATAAAACTTCTCTAAGCATGGAATCAATTCCTATTCAAGATAGATGTCGCCGTACGAAGGTTCTTATCGTTTTAGATGATTTGGATTCAATATCCCAATTAAACAGATTATTACCTAATGTGTATGAGTTTGGTGATGGAAGTAGAATTATTATCACAACTAGAGATGCACAAGTGCTCAAGTCAAGGGCAGATATACTTTATGAGGTTAAGAGGTTAAATGACTTTGAAGCTCTTAAGCTCTTTTGCTTGCATGCTTTTGGACAAAATTCTGATCTTCTAGGATATGAAGCTTTATCAACAAGTGTGGCAGGTTATGCACATGGCAATCCATTAGCTCTTGAAGTCTTGGGTTCTTCCCTTTACTCCAAAAGCATAAACGAGTGGGAAAGTGCATTGGATAAGTTGGAAACAGATCCAGACAAGGACATTCAAAAAGTGTTGAAAATAAGTTATGATGGATTAGGTGACAAAAGCATCCAAGATATATTTCTTGACATTGCATGCTTCTTCGATGGTGAAGTTGACAGAGACTATGTGGAAAGCATACTACATCGCACTGAGCGTTCTGATGCGACGATAGCAATAAGTGTTCTCATTGATAAATCATTAATAATTGAATGTCAAAGTAGATTGTCTATGCATGCTTTGCTACGACAAATGGGTAAGGCTATTGTTTATGATGAAAACAAAGAACCTGGAAATCGTAGTAGGCTGTGGAGGACTAAGGATGTTTGCCATGTATTGGAAAGAAATACG GGAAGCTCTCAAATTGAAGGCATATTATTGAATCAGTCTGAACTTGAAAAAGATGTAAATGTGAAACTTACAACATTCTCAAATATGTGCCATCTTCGATTTCTTAGAATGCATTTTGATGGTAGATATTGCGATGGGGGCACATATCAGTACGAGAAATTAGGATGGGCTCCCTATAATCAAGAATTGTGCAAAAAGATATATTTTCCTGCTACAGATATTGGGTATCTTTGTCATGAACTAAGATATTTTCAGTGGGATTCATACCCTCTAAGATATTTGCCATCAAATTTAAGTCCTAAGAATCTTGTTGAACTTGTTATGCGTGGAAGCCAACTTGTGGAGCTATTTTGGAATGAACACCAG CCATATGggaagttgaagaagatggatcTTAGTTATTCTGAGCACCtgattaaaataccaaatttgaGTACGGCTGTAAATCTTGGAAGTATAAATCTTCGAGGTTGTACACGTTTGTTTCAAGTTCCTTCATCTTTCAGGTATCTCAAGAAGCTTCAATTTCTAGATTTGAGTGATTGCATGAATCTGAAAGATGGCATAGAAAATCTTCCATTGAATGTAAAGGAGTTAAGACTGCGAGGGACAGCAATAAAAGTATTGCCTTCATCAGTGAATCGTCTTTTGGGTCTCTCAGATTTCGATTTGAGTGCTTGTGGCAATCTGAATTATGGAATAGAAAATCTTCCATTGAATATAAAGAAGTTAAGATTGTGTGGGACAGCAATAGAAGTGGTGCCCTCATCCATTGGTTGTCTCATGGGTCTCTCACATTTAGACTTGTATAATTGCAAAAGACTTAAAAGTTTACCGAAAAGCATTTGGAAGTTGAAATCATTGGGATGGCTGGATCTTTCTAACTGCCCAAACCTGGAAAAGCTTCCAGAAATCCCGGAGAATTGTACATCATCACTtcgatttttaaaaattggtgGTTGTACTGGATTGAAATCAATAACTGAGCTTCCATCATCTTTAACTTGTCTGGCTGCAAATCACTGCACATCCCTGAAAACAATATCAAGGTGGAGGACTCCAACCACACAAGATTATGATCCCCAACAtgatcaaaataacaaaaataaaggggtcatttataattttgagcATTGTTTAAACTTGGATCACAACTCACGCAACAATGTAATTGCTGATGGTGCATGCCGTAGAATTTTGTTTGCTCagaat GATATTGAATATCTTGAAACGTTGTATCCAGGATATGAAATCCCAACGTGGTTCAGTCGTCAAACTCATCATGGGAACTCAATCTACATCCAGCTTCCTCCAGATTGGTTTAGTAGTAATCATCCCCgcttcaaatttgttttttgtgcTGTTTTTGAGTTTAAAATTTCTGGGCCGGAAGCTAAGATTCGGTTCAGTCTCAATTTTGCAACCAACAATGACCGTGAACTTGGTCTTTACAATTATGAAGACGCTTGCACGCTTCAAGTAAATAACAATACAGCACACGTTTTAATTAGGTATGTGACGATCGATTTGAGAGATGTGTTTGGGGCAAACTGGTCCTCTATATGTAGCATGGTCACTGGGGCTTCTTTCCACGTATTTATGGAAAGCAACAAAAATGTCAACAATTCGGAGATCAAAAAGTGTGGGTTGGAGTTGGGGCTTGAGGCGTTGGGGAAAAGTCTCACTAATGAGAAAGGCACGAGAGAATACAGTCAACCCCAATTTTTTgttgggtttttttga
- the LOC112488919 gene encoding disease resistance protein Roq1-like isoform X1: MVRNMVISSSSSSQEKYDVFLSFRGEDTRDGFTGYLYNALCQKHILTYKDDENLPKGHQISELKKAIEKSKICIIVFSTNFASSTWCLDEVVHILKCKKNIGNVIPIFYGIEPSIVRKQGESYAAAFAEHERFKDKMEKVQQWKDALKEVANLSGYDSENLRPEYKLIEKIVEDILLKLSKYVSTNDPFKRHLIGIEKPMEEIERLLCIATTDVRIIGLHGMGGIGKTTLAHAIFRKFYRHFESYCFLNDIREEYERYGIIHLREKLLFELFKDKTSLSMESIPIQDRCRRTKVLIVLDDLDSISQLNRLLPNVYEFGDGSRIIITTRDAQVLKSRADILYEVKRLNDFEALKLFCLHAFGQNSDLLGYEALSTSVAGYAHGNPLALEVLGSSLYSKSINEWESALDKLETDPDKDIQKVLKISYDGLGDKSIQDIFLDIACFFDGEVDRDYVESILHRTERSDATIAISVLIDKSLIIECQSRLSMHALLRQMGKAIVYDENKEPGNRSRLWRTKDVCHVLERNTGSSQIEGILLNQSELEKDVNVKLTTFSNMCHLRFLRMHFDGRYCDGGTYQYEKLGWAPYNQELCKKIYFPATDIGYLCHELRYFQWDSYPLRYLPSNLSPKNLVELVMRGSQLVELFWNEHQPYGKLKKMDLSYSEHLIKIPNLSTAVNLGSINLRGCTRLFQVPSSFRYLKKLQFLDLSDCMNLKDGIENLPLNVKELRLRGTAIKVLPSSVNRLLGLSDFDLSACGNLNYGIENLPLNIKKLRLCGTAIEVVPSSIGCLMGLSHLDLYNCKRLKSLPKSIWKLKSLGWLDLSNCPNLEKLPEIPENCTSSLRFLKIGGCTGLKSITELPSSLTCLAANHCTSLKTISRWRTPTTQDYDPQHDQNNKNKGVIYNFEHCLNLDHNSRNNVIADGACRRILFAQNDIEYLETLYPGYEIPTWFSRQTHHGNSIYIQLPPDWFSSNHPRFKFVFCAVFEFKISGPEAKIRFSLNFATNNDRELGLYNYEDACTLQVNNNTAHVLIRYVTIDLRDVFGANWSSICSMVTGASFHVFMESNKNVNNSEIKKCGLELGLEALGKSLTNEKGTREYSQPQFFVGFF; this comes from the exons ATG GTTAGAAACATggtaatttcttcttcttcttcttctcaagaAAAATATGACGTGTTTCTCAGCTTTCGAGGAGAGGACACACGAGATGGTTTTACTGGATATCTCTATAACGCTTTGTGTCAAAAGCATATCCTGACCTACAAAGATGATGAAAACCTTCCAAAGGGCCATCAAATTTCAGAACTTAAGAAGGCGATTGAGAAATCTAAGATTTGCATAATAGTTTTCTCAACAAACTTTGCTTCCTCCACATGGTGTTTAGATGAAGTGGTGCACATACTTAAatgcaagaaaaatattgggAATGTCATACCCATTTTTTATGGCATAGAACCCTCTATTGTACGGAAACAGGGGGAAAGTTATGCAGCAGCGTTTGCTGAACATGAACGTTTTAAGGACAAAATGGAAAAGGTGCAGCAGTGGAAGGATGCTCTCAAAGAAGTGGCTAATCTCAGCGGTTATGATTCAGAGAATTTAAG GCCTGAGTATAAGTTAATCgaaaaaattgttgaagatattttattgaaattgtcCAAATACGTATCAACAAATGATCCTTTCAAGAGGCACTTGATTGGAATTGAAAAGCCAATGGAAGAAATTGAACGATTATTATGCATTGCCACAACGGATGTTCGCATCATAGGTCTTCATGGCATGGGTGGTATTGGAAAGACCACCCTTGCTCATGCTATATTTCGAAAGTTTTATCGTCATTTTGAAAGTTACTGCTTTCTTAACGACATTAGAGAAGAATATGAAAGATATGGAATAATTCATTTGAGAGAGAAACTTCTTTTTGAGCTGTTCAAAGATAAAACTTCTCTAAGCATGGAATCAATTCCTATTCAAGATAGATGTCGCCGTACGAAGGTTCTTATCGTTTTAGATGATTTGGATTCAATATCCCAATTAAACAGATTATTACCTAATGTGTATGAGTTTGGTGATGGAAGTAGAATTATTATCACAACTAGAGATGCACAAGTGCTCAAGTCAAGGGCAGATATACTTTATGAGGTTAAGAGGTTAAATGACTTTGAAGCTCTTAAGCTCTTTTGCTTGCATGCTTTTGGACAAAATTCTGATCTTCTAGGATATGAAGCTTTATCAACAAGTGTGGCAGGTTATGCACATGGCAATCCATTAGCTCTTGAAGTCTTGGGTTCTTCCCTTTACTCCAAAAGCATAAACGAGTGGGAAAGTGCATTGGATAAGTTGGAAACAGATCCAGACAAGGACATTCAAAAAGTGTTGAAAATAAGTTATGATGGATTAGGTGACAAAAGCATCCAAGATATATTTCTTGACATTGCATGCTTCTTCGATGGTGAAGTTGACAGAGACTATGTGGAAAGCATACTACATCGCACTGAGCGTTCTGATGCGACGATAGCAATAAGTGTTCTCATTGATAAATCATTAATAATTGAATGTCAAAGTAGATTGTCTATGCATGCTTTGCTACGACAAATGGGTAAGGCTATTGTTTATGATGAAAACAAAGAACCTGGAAATCGTAGTAGGCTGTGGAGGACTAAGGATGTTTGCCATGTATTGGAAAGAAATACG GGAAGCTCTCAAATTGAAGGCATATTATTGAATCAGTCTGAACTTGAAAAAGATGTAAATGTGAAACTTACAACATTCTCAAATATGTGCCATCTTCGATTTCTTAGAATGCATTTTGATGGTAGATATTGCGATGGGGGCACATATCAGTACGAGAAATTAGGATGGGCTCCCTATAATCAAGAATTGTGCAAAAAGATATATTTTCCTGCTACAGATATTGGGTATCTTTGTCATGAACTAAGATATTTTCAGTGGGATTCATACCCTCTAAGATATTTGCCATCAAATTTAAGTCCTAAGAATCTTGTTGAACTTGTTATGCGTGGAAGCCAACTTGTGGAGCTATTTTGGAATGAACACCAG CCATATGggaagttgaagaagatggatcTTAGTTATTCTGAGCACCtgattaaaataccaaatttgaGTACGGCTGTAAATCTTGGAAGTATAAATCTTCGAGGTTGTACACGTTTGTTTCAAGTTCCTTCATCTTTCAGGTATCTCAAGAAGCTTCAATTTCTAGATTTGAGTGATTGCATGAATCTGAAAGATGGCATAGAAAATCTTCCATTGAATGTAAAGGAGTTAAGACTGCGAGGGACAGCAATAAAAGTATTGCCTTCATCAGTGAATCGTCTTTTGGGTCTCTCAGATTTCGATTTGAGTGCTTGTGGCAATCTGAATTATGGAATAGAAAATCTTCCATTGAATATAAAGAAGTTAAGATTGTGTGGGACAGCAATAGAAGTGGTGCCCTCATCCATTGGTTGTCTCATGGGTCTCTCACATTTAGACTTGTATAATTGCAAAAGACTTAAAAGTTTACCGAAAAGCATTTGGAAGTTGAAATCATTGGGATGGCTGGATCTTTCTAACTGCCCAAACCTGGAAAAGCTTCCAGAAATCCCGGAGAATTGTACATCATCACTtcgatttttaaaaattggtgGTTGTACTGGATTGAAATCAATAACTGAGCTTCCATCATCTTTAACTTGTCTGGCTGCAAATCACTGCACATCCCTGAAAACAATATCAAGGTGGAGGACTCCAACCACACAAGATTATGATCCCCAACAtgatcaaaataacaaaaataaaggggtcatttataattttgagcATTGTTTAAACTTGGATCACAACTCACGCAACAATGTAATTGCTGATGGTGCATGCCGTAGAATTTTGTTTGCTCagaat GATATTGAATATCTTGAAACGTTGTATCCAGGATATGAAATCCCAACGTGGTTCAGTCGTCAAACTCATCATGGGAACTCAATCTACATCCAGCTTCCTCCAGATTGGTTTAGTAGTAATCATCCCCgcttcaaatttgttttttgtgcTGTTTTTGAGTTTAAAATTTCTGGGCCGGAAGCTAAGATTCGGTTCAGTCTCAATTTTGCAACCAACAATGACCGTGAACTTGGTCTTTACAATTATGAAGACGCTTGCACGCTTCAAGTAAATAACAATACAGCACACGTTTTAATTAGGTATGTGACGATCGATTTGAGAGATGTGTTTGGGGCAAACTGGTCCTCTATATGTAGCATGGTCACTGGGGCTTCTTTCCACGTATTTATGGAAAGCAACAAAAATGTCAACAATTCGGAGATCAAAAAGTGTGGGTTGGAGTTGGGGCTTGAGGCGTTGGGGAAAAGTCTCACTAATGAGAAAGGCACGAGAGAATACAGTCAACCCCAATTTTTTgttgggtttttttga